A single genomic interval of Mucilaginibacter robiniae harbors:
- a CDS encoding RNA 2'-phosphotransferase, which produces MLSDKETTRISKFLSLVLRHQPDVIGIELDENGWTDVSTLLQHMNNHGMKISPAILEHVVATNNKKRFAFNETHMQIRASQGHTVNIDLGYTPMQPPNVLYHGTATHHVASIMQDGLEKRSRQHVHLSTDRDTAIKVGQRHGQPEVLIIDAQSMYKDGYTFYISDNGVWLTDYVPRQYITSSQH; this is translated from the coding sequence ATGTTAAGCGATAAAGAAACTACCCGTATCAGCAAGTTTTTAAGTTTAGTGCTTAGGCACCAACCCGATGTTATTGGTATTGAACTAGATGAAAATGGATGGACTGATGTGAGCACTTTATTACAGCACATGAATAACCATGGCATGAAAATCAGCCCTGCTATTCTGGAACATGTAGTAGCTACCAATAATAAAAAGCGGTTTGCTTTTAATGAAACACATATGCAAATCAGGGCAAGCCAGGGGCATACAGTAAACATTGATCTGGGATACACGCCCATGCAACCACCTAATGTTCTATACCATGGCACTGCTACACATCATGTAGCATCAATAATGCAGGATGGGCTGGAAAAACGTAGCCGCCAACATGTTCATTTGAGTACAGACCGCGATACAGCCATCAAAGTTGGACAGAGACATGGCCAACCTGAGGTGTTAATTATTGATGCACAGAGCATGTACAAAGATGGATATACTTTCTATATATCAGATAATGGCGTTTGGTTAACCGACTACGTGCCTCGTCAGTATATTACAAGTAGTCAGCATTAA
- a CDS encoding sulfite oxidase-like oxidoreductase, giving the protein MEEPDKLDRIIEARMKLKARFEEKMKQTPSVSDNAPKGSGPANRHGMPVVPIGQTITTKWPVLDLGYQPDILLDRWRLSIDGAVEEPMRLTWKQLMNLPQTKDVSDFHCVTTWSKLNMHWKGVSMLDLAALVRPKETATHVLCYGYDTYTTNLSLEEALKPDVLLVHTFEGQPLPIEHGGPVRMITPQLYAWKGTKWIKRIEFLTADKLGFWEDRGYSNTAYPWQNDRYSDDED; this is encoded by the coding sequence ATGGAAGAACCAGATAAATTAGATCGGATAATAGAAGCCCGCATGAAATTAAAAGCGCGGTTTGAAGAAAAAATGAAGCAAACACCTTCCGTTTCCGACAACGCACCTAAAGGCTCAGGACCCGCTAACCGGCATGGTATGCCAGTGGTTCCTATTGGTCAAACCATAACTACTAAATGGCCTGTGTTGGATTTAGGCTATCAGCCTGATATTCTGCTTGACCGCTGGCGATTGTCCATTGATGGTGCTGTGGAAGAGCCTATGCGCTTAACCTGGAAACAATTAATGAACCTGCCACAAACTAAAGATGTTTCTGATTTTCATTGTGTAACCACTTGGTCTAAATTGAACATGCATTGGAAAGGGGTAAGCATGCTGGATTTAGCTGCATTGGTGCGCCCTAAAGAAACTGCCACGCATGTGTTATGCTATGGGTATGATACTTACACTACTAATTTATCTTTAGAAGAAGCTTTGAAACCTGATGTGCTGCTAGTGCATACTTTCGAAGGCCAGCCATTGCCGATTGAACATGGCGGCCCCGTACGCATGATTACCCCACAGCTTTACGCTTGGAAGGGTACTAAATGGATAAAGCGTATTGAATTTTTAACAGCCGATAAATTGGGCTTTTGGGAAGATAGGGGTTATTCAAACACTGCGTACCCTTGGCAAAATGACCGCTATAGTGATGATGAAGATTAA
- a CDS encoding OmpA/MotB family protein produces the protein MKFPLIIPGLFMVAVMAQSCVSTKKYTDLQGRYNRLDSNTRDLRGRFLLSERNLAVVNGRAKSLEEQLASERSNAKGLQEALNKCLNSSSQGNVNISKLVDEINSSNKYIQQLVNAKNKSDSLNMVLTNNLTRSLSQQEMKDVDVQVLKGVVYISLADNMLYKSGSYEISGAAGETLSKISKIINDYSTYDVLIEGNTDNVPIAQKNIRNNWDLSALRASSVVLALQTNYGVDPKRLTAGGRGEYNPIADNSTEAGRIKNRRTQIIITPKLDQFMDLIGKAPEKPQQ, from the coding sequence ATGAAATTCCCATTAATAATACCAGGATTGTTTATGGTGGCCGTTATGGCTCAGAGTTGTGTTAGCACTAAAAAATACACCGATTTGCAAGGGCGGTATAATCGCTTAGATAGTAATACCCGCGATTTGCGTGGTCGGTTTTTATTAAGTGAACGTAACCTAGCCGTAGTAAATGGCCGGGCTAAGAGCTTGGAAGAGCAACTGGCTTCTGAACGTTCTAATGCTAAAGGCTTACAAGAAGCGCTGAACAAATGTTTAAACTCCAGCAGTCAGGGTAATGTTAATATATCAAAACTGGTAGATGAAATTAACAGCTCAAACAAATACATTCAGCAACTGGTGAACGCTAAGAACAAAAGCGATTCATTGAACATGGTTTTGACGAATAATTTAACACGTTCATTAAGTCAGCAGGAAATGAAAGATGTGGATGTACAGGTGTTAAAAGGTGTGGTTTACATATCATTGGCTGATAATATGTTGTATAAATCAGGTAGCTATGAGATTTCAGGTGCTGCCGGTGAAACACTGAGCAAAATATCGAAGATCATTAATGATTACAGCACTTATGATGTATTGATTGAAGGTAATACAGACAATGTGCCGATTGCGCAGAAAAACATTCGTAACAATTGGGATTTAAGTGCTTTAAGGGCTTCTTCAGTAGTTCTGGCTTTACAAACCAACTATGGTGTAGATCCAAAACGTTTAACAGCAGGCGGACGTGGTGAATACAACCCGATAGCTGATAACAGCACCGAGGCTGGCAGAATAAAAAACAGACGCACCCAAATTATCATCACCCCTAAACTGGATCAGTTTATGGATTTGATAGGTAAAGCGCCTGAAAAGCCGCAGCAATAA
- a CDS encoding SDR family oxidoreductase translates to MNKLENKVAVITGAAAGMGKAIAQLYAKEGAKVVLSDINESGIKQVAEEINAIGGMAIAVPGNIAIQHDVDALIDTAVNTYGTLDILVNNAGIMDNFVPAEEVTDELWERVMGVNLTGPMRTIRKSLPIFRTKVSGTIINIASVGGLQGSRAGAAYTASKHALIGLTKNVAFQYADQGVRCNAIAPGGVNTSIGDTIQSPNQFGLQKAISGAAFNPRSGEADEIATIALFLASTDASFVNGAVIVADGGWTAY, encoded by the coding sequence ATGAATAAGCTAGAGAATAAAGTAGCGGTTATTACCGGTGCTGCTGCGGGTATGGGTAAAGCCATAGCTCAACTGTATGCTAAAGAAGGTGCAAAAGTAGTATTATCAGACATTAACGAAAGTGGCATTAAGCAAGTTGCTGAAGAAATTAATGCTATAGGTGGTATGGCCATTGCAGTACCTGGAAATATTGCTATCCAACACGATGTGGATGCTTTGATTGATACGGCAGTAAATACTTATGGTACACTGGATATTCTGGTCAACAATGCTGGTATCATGGACAACTTTGTACCTGCCGAAGAAGTAACAGACGAACTTTGGGAACGAGTAATGGGTGTTAACTTAACAGGACCTATGCGTACCATCCGTAAATCGTTACCAATTTTTAGAACAAAAGTATCGGGCACCATTATTAATATTGCTTCTGTTGGAGGGTTACAAGGTTCAAGAGCAGGAGCAGCCTACACTGCCTCAAAACATGCATTAATTGGTCTAACCAAAAATGTGGCTTTTCAGTATGCGGATCAGGGAGTTCGGTGTAATGCTATTGCACCTGGTGGCGTTAACACCAGTATTGGCGATACTATCCAATCACCCAACCAGTTCGGACTGCAGAAAGCCATTTCTGGCGCTGCATTCAATCCGCGTAGTGGTGAAGCAGATGAGATTGCTACCATAGCATTATTCCTTGCTTCAACTGATGCCAGCTTTGTAAATGGTGCCGTAATTGTTGCTGATGGCGGCTGGACTGCTTATTAA
- a CDS encoding 2-hydroxyacid dehydrogenase, which produces MEANKILFFSAKPYDKAFFTQHNAAYGFELDFLETHLGPHIVNAVDEGTFAVCVFVNDKLTAEVIEVLADKGVKVIALRCAGFNNVHLETAKRLGIRVCRVPAYSPEAVAEHAVAMLLTLNRKTHKAYNRVREQNFALTGLLGFNLHGKTVGVIGTGKIGRAFCKIMLGFGCKVVAYDLFEDSELSNLGVQYSTFEEVLKQADILSLHCPLTPDNKYLICQETLNLMKPGVTIINTSRGGLIHTSNTIEALKTGQIGYLGIDVYEQEDKLFFKDLSGMIIEDDTIQRLMSFPNVLVTGHQAFFTEEALSQIAETTLHNVQQLNKGEEPDPAVILI; this is translated from the coding sequence ATGGAAGCAAACAAAATCCTGTTTTTTTCAGCTAAGCCTTATGATAAGGCTTTCTTCACGCAACATAATGCAGCTTATGGGTTTGAGTTAGATTTTTTGGAAACCCATTTAGGCCCGCATATTGTAAATGCCGTAGATGAAGGAACATTTGCAGTTTGTGTTTTTGTGAATGATAAGCTAACCGCAGAAGTTATTGAAGTACTAGCCGACAAAGGTGTTAAAGTAATTGCTTTGCGTTGTGCGGGTTTTAACAACGTACATCTGGAAACTGCCAAACGGCTAGGTATTCGTGTATGCCGTGTACCCGCCTACTCACCAGAGGCTGTGGCTGAGCATGCCGTAGCCATGTTACTGACCCTAAACCGAAAAACACACAAAGCTTACAACCGGGTACGTGAACAAAATTTTGCTTTAACCGGATTGCTGGGCTTTAACTTGCATGGCAAAACGGTTGGTGTTATTGGCACCGGGAAGATTGGTAGGGCCTTCTGCAAAATTATGCTAGGTTTTGGGTGTAAAGTAGTAGCTTATGATTTGTTTGAAGATAGCGAGTTGAGCAACTTAGGCGTACAGTATAGCACATTTGAAGAAGTGTTGAAGCAGGCGGATATACTATCATTACATTGCCCACTTACGCCTGACAACAAATACTTGATTTGTCAGGAAACATTAAACTTGATGAAGCCAGGGGTAACAATTATCAATACTAGCCGTGGCGGACTTATTCATACCAGTAATACCATCGAGGCACTTAAAACCGGGCAAATTGGGTACTTAGGCATTGATGTATATGAGCAAGAAGACAAGTTGTTTTTTAAAGACCTTTCCGGTATGATTATAGAAGATGATACCATTCAACGCTTGATGAGCTTTCCGAACGTGCTTGTTACCGGGCATCAGGCGTTTTTTACCGAAGAAGCCCTTTCACAAATTGCCGAAACAACGTTGCATAACGTTCAACAATTAAATAAGGGTGAAGAGCCTGATCCTGCAGTTATTTTGATATAA
- a CDS encoding glycerophosphodiester phosphodiesterase yields the protein MQPYQKVLLLLIMIFISTSAQSQPSFDKEGHRGCRGLLPENSIPAMKKAIDLGATLEMDISFSEDKVPIISHDQHINSSIALKPNGDTISKEEEKLLVLYQMNYATIRKYICGQKYYPLFPQQQLVKTCIPTLAELIDSVETYAKRYHKPLPQYNIETKTTPAGDNKLHPAPEEFVERMMKVVLSKKIVKRVIIQSFDPRTLEIIHQKYPEIPTLYLVQAKDLKENLSKLSFTPSIYSPAFKLVNEQLVRDCHALKIKIIPWTVDTEADIKKLKAWGVDGIISDYPNLL from the coding sequence ATGCAACCTTATCAAAAAGTACTATTGTTGTTGATAATGATTTTTATATCAACATCCGCACAATCTCAACCAAGCTTTGACAAAGAAGGGCATCGTGGCTGCCGGGGATTACTTCCGGAAAACTCAATTCCGGCAATGAAAAAAGCCATTGATCTTGGAGCTACTTTAGAAATGGATATTTCTTTCAGTGAAGATAAAGTTCCAATTATCTCACATGATCAACATATTAATTCATCAATCGCCTTAAAACCGAACGGAGATACGATCAGCAAGGAGGAGGAAAAATTACTTGTGTTATACCAGATGAATTATGCAACTATTAGAAAGTATATTTGTGGTCAAAAATACTACCCGCTTTTTCCTCAACAGCAACTGGTAAAAACATGTATTCCAACACTGGCAGAGCTTATTGACAGTGTAGAAACTTATGCAAAGCGGTATCACAAGCCCTTACCGCAATACAATATTGAAACGAAAACCACTCCCGCCGGCGATAATAAACTCCATCCAGCACCAGAAGAATTTGTTGAACGAATGATGAAGGTGGTGCTTTCAAAAAAAATTGTAAAAAGAGTTATCATTCAGTCGTTTGATCCGCGTACACTAGAAATTATTCATCAGAAGTACCCTGAAATTCCAACTTTATATTTGGTTCAGGCAAAGGATTTAAAAGAAAATTTGTCAAAACTATCTTTTACGCCTAGTATTTACAGTCCTGCATTTAAGTTAGTTAATGAGCAGCTAGTTAGAGATTGCCATGCTTTGAAAATTAAGATCATTCCATGGACGGTTGACACAGAAGCTGATATTAAGAAACTAAAAGCATGGGGAGTGGACGGTATAATTTCTGATTACCCGAATTTGCTATAA
- a CDS encoding alpha-amylase family protein yields MHRRNFLKLSATTAATILYSRITYASSANLTLINHPDEAWAKFDDHWVKLTSAGGNVFSYQDIHVELKTSGHAKSVYIQSPSISLQGIRLQWKYNTSSYAKVLGDHWERSYGDLAWNAPQTGVKLPWYILLHDTHHTACFGVKTCLNTICYWTIDDNAIELMMDTHSGSVGVKLGQRKLHAADIVVSDSKIGETPFATATRFCSIMCAKPRLPKQPVYGINDWYAVYGNNSFNSIKSQTAFMAELVTDVANRPFSLIDDGWQVPDDFSKPNEKFKDMRLMAQEIKHLGMRPGLWTRPLVAKDNDKPNLLAPKIKGRNEGIKDLILDPTVPETIERIKYNLTTYRSWGYEMVKHDFTSYDIFGRWGSQMKDEFTVPGWKFNDDTKTNAEIINHLYHSIREAAGDMYVIGCNTMSHLSAGLFELNRIGDDTSGKEWARTRKMGVNTLGFRLPQHNTFYAADGDCVGLTKDVPWGKNKQWLQLLAESGAPLFISAELEAIGAEQKAAVKEAFARAAKVQPTGEPLDWMVNPYPSKWKLNGRVVDFNWG; encoded by the coding sequence ATGCACAGACGTAATTTTTTAAAGCTTTCGGCTACAACAGCTGCCACTATATTGTATAGCAGAATAACTTACGCTAGTAGCGCAAATTTGACTTTAATTAACCATCCGGATGAAGCATGGGCAAAGTTTGATGATCATTGGGTGAAGCTAACCAGCGCTGGCGGTAACGTGTTCTCTTACCAGGATATTCATGTAGAACTGAAAACCAGTGGACATGCAAAGTCAGTTTATATACAATCCCCCTCAATAAGCTTGCAAGGCATCAGGCTGCAATGGAAGTACAACACCTCATCCTATGCTAAGGTGTTGGGCGACCACTGGGAACGCTCTTATGGTGATTTGGCTTGGAACGCTCCTCAAACAGGCGTTAAATTACCCTGGTATATACTTCTGCATGATACACATCACACCGCCTGCTTTGGCGTAAAAACTTGCCTTAATACCATTTGCTACTGGACGATTGATGATAACGCTATTGAACTAATGATGGATACACACTCCGGGAGCGTTGGCGTAAAGCTGGGACAAAGAAAGCTACATGCTGCTGACATTGTGGTATCTGATAGTAAAATAGGAGAAACGCCTTTTGCAACAGCTACCCGTTTTTGCAGTATAATGTGTGCTAAACCACGGCTGCCTAAACAACCTGTTTACGGCATTAATGACTGGTATGCGGTATATGGCAACAATTCGTTCAATAGTATAAAGAGCCAGACTGCCTTTATGGCCGAGCTAGTAACCGATGTGGCTAACCGGCCTTTTTCGCTTATTGATGATGGCTGGCAGGTGCCTGATGACTTTTCAAAACCCAACGAGAAGTTTAAGGATATGCGTCTTATGGCTCAAGAAATTAAACACTTGGGCATGCGCCCCGGACTGTGGACACGGCCATTGGTGGCAAAGGACAATGATAAACCTAACTTGCTAGCGCCTAAAATAAAAGGCAGAAACGAAGGAATTAAAGACTTAATACTAGACCCAACTGTACCTGAAACCATTGAGCGGATAAAATATAACCTAACTACTTATCGTTCGTGGGGGTATGAAATGGTAAAGCATGACTTTACATCGTATGATATATTTGGCCGCTGGGGTTCTCAAATGAAAGATGAGTTTACCGTGCCAGGCTGGAAGTTTAATGATGATACCAAAACCAATGCGGAAATTATCAATCATTTGTACCACTCCATTAGGGAAGCTGCCGGAGATATGTATGTAATTGGTTGTAACACGATGAGCCACCTATCGGCTGGGCTATTTGAATTGAACAGAATAGGAGATGATACCAGTGGGAAAGAATGGGCTCGTACGCGCAAAATGGGGGTTAATACCTTAGGTTTTCGCTTACCGCAACATAACACCTTTTATGCGGCCGATGGAGATTGTGTAGGTTTAACGAAAGATGTACCTTGGGGTAAAAACAAGCAATGGCTGCAACTATTGGCAGAAAGCGGGGCTCCATTATTTATTTCAGCAGAGTTAGAAGCTATAGGGGCAGAGCAAAAGGCGGCTGTTAAAGAAGCTTTTGCCAGAGCCGCAAAAGTGCAACCTACTGGCGAGCCGCTGGATTGGATGGTAAACCCGTACCCTTCCAAGTGGAAGCTCAATGGGAGAGTAGTTGATTTTAACTGGGGTTAA
- a CDS encoding DKNYY domain-containing protein, translated as MSKKVPQDANSKQLVRSKMNFRESAKIAFYALIVIFIAVIVVIIWKIYLDNEQQGLSNIGEAQDLPYSRYSRGNGKIYYLKVGSGYYDVDSADAGTFKAFNTVNDRGTMGKDARHVFFKTAIVPGLKPEEVIYMGNNFCKTKHGIFYGNTHLKTADSASFHYIRNYYAADGKHLYYKQNVVIGADANSLQAIIYDTEHGNPPDEYIRDRNHVYFRGICIKGAQPSAFTFLKVEDDAWDTQYAFDGVHYFNEEHEVLVDQDEAKTQLKLLSLDKGFGWYGIFYQGTEIYCYDTDRHELVFMGSRDNSTPFSKIDRGIFTDNRHLYFTFGKWNRSGGRMPQYIGHTTGLCVVKEANPHTFKAAGSFVTQNKIEGTLYRSGKLTYFHPSFHAQGNYSPGLMLMKADGTTEQLPTNDGLSKFIRDDSGTSIFSLQFYKNLLKADSVYDDY; from the coding sequence ATGAGTAAAAAAGTTCCGCAGGATGCTAATAGTAAACAACTGGTCAGAAGTAAAATGAATTTTCGTGAAAGCGCCAAAATTGCCTTTTATGCACTGATTGTTATCTTCATTGCGGTTATAGTCGTCATTATCTGGAAAATCTATTTGGACAATGAACAACAAGGCCTTTCTAACATTGGCGAGGCACAAGACCTTCCTTACAGCCGTTACAGCCGCGGAAATGGAAAAATCTATTATCTTAAAGTGGGCTCAGGTTACTATGATGTGGATAGTGCAGATGCAGGTACCTTCAAGGCTTTTAATACGGTAAATGATCGCGGAACAATGGGCAAAGATGCCAGGCATGTATTTTTTAAAACGGCAATTGTACCTGGTTTGAAACCCGAAGAAGTAATTTACATGGGTAATAATTTTTGTAAGACTAAGCATGGCATTTTCTACGGGAACACACATTTGAAAACGGCAGATTCGGCTTCGTTCCACTACATCAGGAATTATTATGCTGCAGATGGAAAACATTTGTACTACAAACAAAACGTAGTCATTGGAGCAGATGCTAATTCTCTACAAGCCATTATTTATGATACAGAACATGGAAATCCACCTGATGAATACATTCGAGACCGGAATCATGTCTATTTCCGTGGTATATGCATAAAGGGAGCACAACCTTCAGCATTTACCTTCTTGAAGGTAGAAGACGACGCGTGGGATACGCAGTACGCGTTTGATGGTGTGCATTATTTTAATGAGGAGCATGAAGTACTAGTGGATCAGGATGAGGCAAAAACGCAGCTGAAATTACTCAGCCTAGATAAAGGTTTTGGCTGGTATGGCATTTTTTACCAAGGCACCGAAATTTACTGCTATGATACGGATAGACATGAGTTGGTTTTCATGGGTAGCCGCGATAATAGTACACCATTTTCCAAGATCGATCGCGGCATTTTTACAGACAATCGGCACCTATATTTTACGTTCGGTAAGTGGAACCGATCTGGCGGACGTATGCCTCAATATATAGGACACACAACGGGACTATGCGTGGTAAAGGAGGCTAATCCGCACACTTTTAAAGCGGCGGGTAGCTTTGTTACCCAGAATAAAATAGAAGGCACTCTATACCGGTCGGGAAAACTTACTTATTTCCACCCGAGCTTTCATGCCCAAGGCAATTACAGTCCCGGCTTGATGTTGATGAAGGCGGATGGAACAACTGAGCAGCTTCCTACTAATGATGGCCTATCAAAATTCATCAGGGATGATAGTGGAACTTCTATCTTCAGTTTACAGTTCTACAAAAACCTACTCAAGGCAGATTCTGTTTACGATGATTATTAA
- a CDS encoding YihY/virulence factor BrkB family protein yields MKRLHRLLLRISVYRAFIEWTKTVFLPGFRPLPLYTIAVFFIGELQKSSLINRASALAYNFMLAMFPATIFLFTLIPFIPIHNFQGKLLDLLSVILPANAFSAMKGTIMDIVKNQNGKLLSFGFASALYFAANGVYNLMQAFNKSSLTLENRSWMKRRLISLVLTIVISCSLFSAIAILIAGQAVVHFLKSHVFSTWRIWFYLIALIRWIIVVVIFFVVVSILYRYGPAHKRRWKFLSPGSILATTLAVLTSLGFSYYINHFSSYNKIYGSIGTLIVMMLWLYLNSLIILIGFELNASVDLSKRSIKIVKPRVNTFRNHKNRVIQ; encoded by the coding sequence ATGAAGAGGCTGCACCGATTGTTGTTAAGGATAAGTGTTTATCGGGCGTTTATTGAATGGACTAAAACTGTATTCCTGCCAGGCTTCCGGCCATTGCCACTATATACTATAGCAGTTTTCTTTATTGGCGAGTTACAAAAGAGCTCACTCATTAACCGGGCTTCGGCATTGGCCTACAACTTTATGCTGGCCATGTTTCCGGCTACTATATTCTTGTTTACACTTATCCCCTTTATACCCATACATAATTTTCAAGGCAAATTACTTGATTTGCTTTCAGTTATATTGCCAGCCAACGCCTTTTCAGCAATGAAAGGTACCATCATGGATATTGTCAAAAATCAAAATGGCAAGCTCCTCTCCTTCGGTTTTGCTTCCGCCTTGTATTTTGCAGCCAATGGTGTTTACAACCTGATGCAAGCCTTCAATAAATCATCGCTAACGCTAGAAAACCGTAGCTGGATGAAACGGCGTTTAATATCATTGGTGTTAACTATTGTAATTAGTTGTTCACTGTTCAGCGCTATAGCCATACTTATTGCCGGGCAAGCCGTTGTTCACTTTTTGAAGTCGCATGTTTTTTCTACGTGGCGCATTTGGTTTTACCTCATTGCTTTGATCCGCTGGATTATTGTTGTGGTTATCTTTTTCGTGGTAGTATCTATTCTATACCGCTACGGCCCTGCTCATAAACGCCGTTGGAAGTTTTTAAGTCCGGGTTCTATACTGGCTACTACCCTGGCTGTACTTACCTCACTGGGTTTTTCTTACTATATCAATCATTTTTCCTCTTACAATAAAATATACGGATCTATAGGTACACTCATCGTTATGATGCTGTGGTTATACCTAAATTCATTAATAATTCTCATCGGATTCGAATTAAATGCCAGCGTTGACCTATCTAAACGCAGCATCAAGATTGTAAAACCACGTGTAAATACCTTCCGTAACCACAAAAACAGGGTCATTCAATAA
- a CDS encoding acyl-CoA thioesterase, which translates to MLVHSTKLRIRYSETDQMGVVYHGNYAQFYEVGRIEMLRSIGLDYKWMEENGVIMPVLEMKGRFLKPALYDDEITVKVIQEKMSGIKIHFKYELYNSQDELIHVAETLLAFLNKETKRPCLPPQEFIDRIKPYFD; encoded by the coding sequence ATGCTCGTTCATAGTACTAAACTTCGGATACGTTATAGCGAAACCGACCAAATGGGCGTGGTATATCATGGCAATTATGCACAGTTTTATGAAGTAGGCCGTATTGAAATGCTACGCAGCATAGGGTTAGATTACAAGTGGATGGAAGAAAACGGCGTAATTATGCCCGTACTGGAAATGAAAGGACGTTTCCTGAAACCAGCTTTGTATGATGATGAAATTACAGTAAAGGTGATACAGGAGAAAATGTCGGGTATTAAAATTCATTTTAAATACGAGTTATATAATTCTCAAGATGAACTAATTCATGTAGCTGAAACCCTGCTGGCTTTTTTAAATAAAGAAACTAAACGCCCCTGCCTGCCCCCGCAGGAATTTATAGACCGTATCAAGCCTTATTTTGATTAA
- the mltG gene encoding endolytic transglycosylase MltG, translating into MANQTSSGSTFKKFIIALVVLIIVSLALTGIFYYLRYFGPNVTGKQEFLYIHTGASFPEVYQTVREEGIVKDSTSFLWAAHNMKYTDRVKPGKYRLKSGMSNHTLIRMLQLGEQEPVQLAFHSSSKLRLKTQFASYVSKQLEPDSVVLIGLLDSAKFVAHYGFTPENVYTMILPNTYQFYWNTTGINFFKRMHQEYEKFWNAERKQKAAALNLTPIQVSILASIVDAEALHDDEMPTIAGLYLNRLHRGIKLEADPTVIYATGDFTIHRVLNKYLTNNSPYNTYQHTGLPPGPIMMPSINAVNSVLDYKKSDYIYMCAKEDFSGYHNFANNVADHLANAHRFQQALNERGIKK; encoded by the coding sequence ATGGCTAATCAAACTTCATCAGGCAGCACGTTTAAAAAGTTTATTATTGCTTTGGTGGTGCTTATTATTGTGTCGCTGGCGCTTACTGGTATCTTTTACTACCTGCGCTATTTTGGGCCGAATGTAACTGGCAAGCAAGAGTTTTTGTACATCCACACCGGTGCCAGCTTTCCGGAAGTTTACCAAACTGTACGTGAAGAAGGCATTGTGAAAGATTCTACCTCTTTTTTGTGGGCTGCGCATAACATGAAGTACACCGACCGTGTAAAACCTGGAAAGTATCGTTTAAAAAGCGGCATGAGCAATCATACCTTAATCAGGATGTTGCAACTGGGCGAGCAGGAGCCTGTACAACTAGCGTTCCATTCTTCCAGTAAACTACGTTTAAAAACACAATTTGCCAGCTATGTTTCCAAACAGCTAGAGCCCGATTCGGTAGTATTGATCGGGTTACTGGATTCAGCCAAGTTTGTAGCCCATTATGGTTTTACGCCCGAAAACGTGTACACCATGATTTTGCCTAACACTTACCAATTTTACTGGAACACAACCGGGATCAATTTCTTTAAACGAATGCATCAGGAATATGAAAAATTCTGGAATGCCGAGCGCAAGCAAAAAGCAGCAGCTTTAAACTTAACACCTATTCAGGTTTCAATTTTAGCTTCTATTGTTGATGCTGAAGCTTTACATGATGATGAAATGCCTACCATAGCAGGCTTGTATTTAAACCGCTTGCACCGGGGCATCAAGCTGGAAGCTGACCCAACTGTAATTTATGCAACCGGTGATTTTACCATTCACCGGGTGCTGAACAAGTATTTGACAAACAATTCACCTTATAACACTTACCAACATACAGGTCTGCCTCCAGGACCTATTATGATGCCATCTATTAACGCTGTAAATTCGGTGCTGGATTATAAGAAGAGCGACTACATTTATATGTGTGCCAAAGAAGACTTTTCAGGCTATCATAACTTTGCTAATAACGTAGCCGACCATTTGGCTAATGCCCACCGCTTCCAGCAAGCGCTTAATGAAAGGGGGATTAAGAAATAA
- a CDS encoding rhodanese-like domain-containing protein: MNNSPSHHNPEISATELKQRLQNAENLFLLDVREPVEYHTYNIGGINIPLSKLAESLSNISQHQGDEIVLVCQAGLRSKTAQSILLENGYTQARNLTGGLLALRKLQQ, translated from the coding sequence ATGAACAACAGCCCGAGCCACCACAACCCTGAAATTAGCGCTACTGAGCTAAAGCAGCGTTTGCAAAATGCTGAAAATCTGTTTTTACTGGATGTGCGGGAGCCGGTTGAATACCATACCTATAATATAGGTGGCATTAATATTCCTTTGTCTAAACTAGCTGAAAGCCTGAGTAACATCAGCCAACACCAGGGAGATGAAATAGTATTGGTTTGTCAGGCCGGGTTAAGAAGTAAAACAGCACAATCTATTTTGCTTGAAAATGGTTATACACAAGCAAGAAACCTGACCGGCGGATTGCTGGCTTTAAGAAAACTACAACAATAA